A genomic window from Prochlorococcus sp. RS04 includes:
- the cobO gene encoding cob(I)yrinic acid a,c-diamide adenosyltransferase has protein sequence MQEKPSFSEKILNLDNQANKLGMGGKLSSDSDESSYKKRMRQRKDIQAQRLEIRKTKKGLLIVFTGNGKGKTTASLGMALRTIGHGYKVAIIQFIKGGWTTGEEKALKNFSSNLSWHSLGEGFTWETQDRIRDEKLVQEAWQLAKKYIQNESYKLIILDEINIATKLGYLAPEEIITFLKSLNNRKNHIVLTGRGASDSIINYADLVTEMKLIRHPFKEQGIKAQKCVEF, from the coding sequence ATGCAAGAAAAACCTTCATTTTCCGAGAAAATACTTAACCTCGATAATCAAGCAAATAAACTTGGAATGGGAGGTAAATTATCATCAGATAGCGATGAGAGCTCATATAAAAAAAGAATGCGGCAAAGAAAAGATATTCAAGCCCAAAGACTAGAAATTAGAAAAACAAAAAAAGGATTATTGATTGTTTTCACAGGAAATGGTAAGGGCAAGACAACTGCATCTTTGGGTATGGCTTTAAGGACTATAGGGCATGGTTATAAAGTGGCGATAATTCAATTTATCAAGGGCGGCTGGACTACTGGAGAAGAAAAAGCACTTAAAAACTTTTCTTCAAACCTATCTTGGCATTCATTAGGAGAAGGATTTACTTGGGAAACTCAAGATAGAATTAGAGATGAAAAATTAGTTCAAGAGGCGTGGCAATTAGCCAAAAAATACATCCAAAACGAATCTTATAAACTTATCATTCTTGATGAAATTAATATTGCTACAAAACTTGGTTATCTTGCTCCCGAAGAAATAATAACCTTTTTAAAAAGCTTAAATAATAGAAAAAATCATATTGTTTTAACTGGAAGGGGAGCATCTGATTCAATTATCAATTACGCTGATTTAGTTACTGAGATGAAACTCATACGACATCCATTTAAAGAACAAGGAATAAAAGCGCAAAAGTGTGTTGAATTTTAG